A single window of Granulicella mallensis MP5ACTX8 DNA harbors:
- a CDS encoding 4a-hydroxytetrahydrobiopterin dehydratase, with product MQKLNEQELRDAVAALSQWKLEEGKLVRDWKFADFIAAMEFVDRVAVLAEAAGHHPDIDIRYNRVRLALVTHDAGGITAKDADMAASLNEALGTQKTA from the coding sequence ATGCAAAAGCTGAATGAGCAGGAGTTACGGGATGCAGTCGCCGCTCTTTCCCAATGGAAGCTGGAAGAGGGAAAGCTGGTTCGGGACTGGAAGTTTGCAGATTTCATCGCGGCGATGGAGTTCGTGGACCGTGTCGCTGTCCTGGCGGAGGCCGCCGGACACCATCCCGACATCGATATCCGCTACAACCGGGTGCGGCTGGCACTGGTAACCCACGACGCCGGAGGCATTACCGCAAAGGATGCGGACATGGCAGCCAGCCTCAATGAGGCGCTCGGGACCCAAAAAACGGCCTAA
- a CDS encoding CYCXC family (seleno)protein, which translates to MKRLLGCVALVFVTLAASAQFSDPANDVPAYNAAPPSHPLPPILKGAQLTGPNFSHPFQVTAYKMAAKIPSVLHQEPCYCHCDRAMGHNSLHSCFEVAHGAECATCMKEGVYAYLETKKGRTPAQIRAGIERGEWEKIDLEAITM; encoded by the coding sequence ATGAAGCGTCTCCTCGGTTGTGTCGCCCTGGTCTTCGTCACGTTAGCTGCCTCAGCTCAGTTCTCCGACCCCGCAAACGACGTTCCTGCCTACAACGCGGCACCTCCAAGCCACCCGCTGCCCCCGATCTTGAAGGGAGCGCAACTCACCGGCCCCAACTTCTCTCACCCCTTCCAGGTCACGGCCTACAAGATGGCCGCCAAGATTCCCAGTGTTCTGCACCAGGAGCCCTGCTACTGCCACTGCGATCGCGCAATGGGCCATAACAGCCTGCATAGCTGTTTTGAAGTAGCCCACGGAGCCGAGTGCGCCACCTGCATGAAGGAAGGCGTGTACGCCTATCTGGAGACGAAGAAGGGCCGTACGCCTGCCCAGATTCGCGCCGGTATCGAGCGCGGGGAGTGGGAAAAAATCGACCTCGAAGCCATAACCATGTAG
- a CDS encoding EamA family transporter, whose translation MSWIFWAILSAVFAAGTALLAKVGVEHIDSNLATAIRTTVVLFFTWAIVLGLNAHRGLPAIERRSWIFLVLSGLCTGLSWLCYFRALQLGPVSGVAPIDKLSVAIVIVFAWLFLGESLTPMKILGASLVTAGALVLAFA comes from the coding sequence ATGAGCTGGATCTTCTGGGCAATTCTCTCCGCCGTCTTTGCCGCAGGCACTGCCCTGCTCGCCAAGGTAGGCGTCGAGCACATCGACAGCAACCTCGCCACGGCGATCCGGACGACGGTCGTCCTCTTCTTCACCTGGGCCATCGTTCTCGGCCTCAATGCTCATCGCGGACTGCCTGCCATCGAGCGGCGAAGCTGGATATTCCTGGTTCTATCTGGCTTATGTACCGGCCTGTCGTGGCTGTGTTACTTCCGGGCCCTCCAACTCGGTCCTGTAAGCGGAGTCGCTCCCATCGACAAGTTGAGCGTAGCTATCGTCATCGTATTTGCATGGCTGTTTCTTGGCGAAAGCCTGACGCCGATGAAGATTCTTGGAGCCTCGCTCGTCACTGCCGGCGCGCTGGTTCTGGCCTTCGCGTAA
- the glmU gene encoding bifunctional UDP-N-acetylglucosamine diphosphorylase/glucosamine-1-phosphate N-acetyltransferase GlmU, with protein sequence MDTSAFGIAIMAAGKGTRLKSKRPKVLHEIGGRALLLHVIAAAKTIAPPERIYCIIGHEAKRVRAAVASTGVDFVLQPEQCGTGHALQQVKAHFAATGETPPAQLLVLSGDVPLIRPETLADLCKLHLRERAAMTILTAVPPNPTGYGRVLRVKADCPEVTAIVEQKSLTPSQLAAPEINSGIYCFNTSCLFAYLDSLSTDNAHGEYYLTDIAALLVADHKRVVAMKADSIEEVLGANTIAEMMQLDAAMRLATARKLMAQGVTIFRPETSVIDSGVQVGPDTIIEPFVQLLGNTRIGEDCCIRSYSVIQNSVIGDNVLVRNGCILDEAVVGSDALLGPYSHLRPGSEIGEAAHIGNFVETKKVRMGRGSKANHLSYLGDAVIGAGVNVGAGAITCNYDGVHKHTTTIGDGVFVGSDSTLVAPLTIGDRSYIAAGSCITEDVPPDSLALGRSRQTTKPGWVAARKSKAKPKE encoded by the coding sequence ATGGATACAAGCGCATTCGGTATCGCCATCATGGCCGCGGGCAAAGGCACGCGGCTGAAGTCCAAGCGGCCCAAGGTCCTCCACGAGATCGGCGGGCGAGCCCTGCTGCTGCATGTCATCGCCGCAGCCAAAACGATCGCTCCGCCCGAGCGCATCTACTGCATCATCGGCCACGAGGCCAAGCGCGTACGAGCCGCGGTTGCCTCCACCGGGGTGGATTTTGTGCTGCAGCCCGAGCAATGTGGCACCGGCCACGCCCTGCAGCAGGTAAAAGCCCACTTCGCGGCAACCGGCGAGACTCCTCCCGCACAACTGCTGGTGCTCTCAGGAGATGTGCCGCTCATCCGTCCGGAGACCCTGGCCGACCTCTGCAAACTGCATCTGCGTGAGCGTGCGGCGATGACGATCCTTACCGCCGTCCCACCCAATCCAACCGGTTATGGCCGCGTGCTGCGAGTGAAGGCGGACTGTCCTGAAGTAACCGCCATCGTCGAGCAGAAATCGCTGACGCCGAGTCAGCTCGCGGCGCCCGAGATCAACTCCGGCATCTACTGCTTCAACACCTCCTGCCTCTTCGCCTACCTCGATTCCCTTTCCACCGACAACGCTCACGGAGAGTACTACCTGACGGACATCGCAGCGCTGCTGGTGGCAGACCACAAACGCGTCGTCGCCATGAAGGCGGACAGCATAGAGGAGGTGCTCGGAGCCAACACCATCGCCGAAATGATGCAGCTCGACGCGGCGATGCGGCTTGCAACCGCCCGCAAGCTGATGGCCCAGGGCGTAACCATCTTCCGGCCGGAGACCTCCGTCATCGACTCCGGCGTGCAGGTCGGCCCGGACACGATCATCGAACCGTTCGTGCAGTTGCTGGGCAACACGCGTATCGGCGAAGACTGCTGCATCCGCTCCTATTCGGTCATCCAGAACTCGGTGATTGGGGACAATGTCCTCGTGCGCAACGGCTGCATCCTCGACGAGGCTGTCGTTGGCTCTGACGCCCTGCTCGGGCCTTACTCTCACCTGCGGCCCGGCAGCGAGATCGGCGAAGCAGCCCATATCGGCAACTTCGTCGAGACCAAGAAGGTTCGCATGGGGCGCGGCTCCAAGGCCAACCACCTCAGCTACCTCGGCGACGCCGTGATCGGAGCCGGGGTCAACGTCGGCGCTGGAGCCATTACCTGCAACTATGACGGCGTCCACAAGCACACGACGACAATTGGCGATGGTGTCTTCGTCGGTTCGGACTCGACTCTGGTCGCACCCCTGACCATCGGCGACCGGTCCTACATCGCCGCCGGATCCTGCATCACTGAAGATGTTCCTCCCGACTCCCTGGCGCTAGGCCGCAGCCGTCAGACCACCAAGCCCGGCTGGGTCGCCGCCCGCAAATCAAAAGCAAAGCCGAAGGAGTAG